The following nucleotide sequence is from Columba livia isolate bColLiv1 breed racing homer chromosome 13, bColLiv1.pat.W.v2, whole genome shotgun sequence.
TGTTTTCCAGGACTATGTTGTGTCACTTTAGATTCAGGTAATTAGTATGTTAGTTATTGCTTTGGAAACCACTTGATTTTTCCTCCCgttttctctatttttgtgCCTGTTTTCACAGAGGACTACATAAAAATCCCGTAGGATCAGATGAAGATGTCATTTGCAGTAGCTGCCTTTGTACCATCCTTAAAAGGATTTGTATATGTATGTTTCCTCATATCTGAGGAAAaagatcaaaataatttttggttAGCAGTTGCTTTTATCTGATGGTTGTAATTAACCTGGTGTGGGCAGAGTATAGATGAATTGTGGTTTATGATGCGAGTTTATGGGACTGAGAGCAAAATGTTCTCCATGTTCAGAATTCAAGACGAGGGTATTGAAAAGTGATCTATTTAGTGATCTCCTCAAGCTGTTTCTTACTAATTGAGGCGAGGGGGGATCCCCTTCTTTGGCTTCCACTTCAGGCACTTGCCTCAttgctttgaaaaaagaaattttcagATACCATCTGAGTTTCAATTTCTGATTAAAACCAAGGCCTGTTCACATAAAGGATTGCTGGTCTGTAATTGTATGAAGAATTAAAGGGACTGCTTCCTACTCTATTTTTACCGACTCACAGTGTTTCAGAACTTGGCGTTAATTGGAAAAAACTCATAATAGCCACTTATTTCATTCATGCTCAGCTTTTGAAAACACGGCCCCTGTGTCCCTTGCCTAAGGTTGCACAGTTAGCTGGTGCTTGGGAGCTGGGAACAGAATAGAGCTTTCCTCACTTCCAGGCCCTTGTGCTTCAGTGGTTAAGCAGAAGTTTTTAATGAGCCAATTAAGTCATCAGTTGTTCCCGGTCTGCGCTTGCTGTGAGAGGTTGGCAAATAGAAGTAACTTTTTTTGCTTAATTGGCTggtctgttttattttgggaCCGTGCTCTACTGATCTACACATAATATTTATTCTCCAATTTCTTTAATGAGTTTAAAGGGCCAAATTagacataattttaaaaatatttactaattACCTCCAGTCAGGTTTTACATCTGCTTGGCCTCAAAGAGTTTACCCTTTTTTTGCTCGTTTTCACGATCATCCCATGTTTGTCCTATTCTCGTTGTTaagaatgccttttttttttttgctttactcTGTAGTTGTTCGTGCTTAAATTACAAAGAGGGTTGTAGGGAATTCCCTACATTATTTATGGAAGTACTACATTTTTTCCCTagctgcttctccttctttcAGTGCAGATGGCGAAAAGCTTAGCTCTGCTAACCATTAGTTTTGCAGGCAGCACATTTTTTTCGTCTTTTCAGAGTgtaaatgaatatttatgaTAAGCTGGTTTAATGAAGTTCTTTCCAGCAACATAAAAAATACTTGACAGTTAATAGGAAAATATCAATGTAGGCTATTGTTGCTTCACTTGAGTAATTTTACAGGCAAGATCTGATACGTGGCTGATCCTGTAATGTTCTGTAAGCTCCTGGAGTCCTGCTCAGTGTTGGAGGTAACCTTGTTTCAGTATCATActgttgaaagaaaaatcagatggTTTTACCTGTTTCTGCAGACTTCTGTGAGATTTAGTGTTGTGTTTGTCAGTTCGCATCAAGTTGTTCCGATCCTCAGGCTTTGAATGCTCCCAGTGTTTAATACACTAttcttatatttttctaaaggaaTTAGCTGCCAAAGAGGCATTCCAGAAACAAGTTAACTGGACTTAGTGCtttcaaacagcatttttcagaaaaaacaaaacctgctaAATTGGTCCAGTAATTTAGGTCTTTCACATGAGTCTCCTCATCTATTCCTGTGTTGTGCTGGAGATCACAGGTACAGTGAGAACAGCCCAAGGGGCAAAGCATTTCAAAGGGTGCTGTATGTGTTAGCGGTGTGTTCTGTACTTTAATATTGCAGTCCTAAGCGCTTGAAATACCGGTGTTTGAGTCCTGCAGCGCCGTGCCCCagtgctgctcttctccctgccCTCCCGGCTCGGACTGTGAGCTCTGGTcatggagaggaagaggagcctGGAGGAAAGCCGGTTCTGCTTCTCTTCATCACAGAGCGCTGAGGTGCCGCAGCAAGAGAAGCTGGTGGGTGGAGGGGTTGTCAGCATCACATGGAGCAGCCGTGGTGTGATGGAGAAGGCTGCGGTTGAGGGGTGCAAGGGCTGGGGTTCAGTGCGCTGTGCGCGGTCGGATGGACCTCTGAGTCCACATCCTGCTCCTTCAGACGTGCACTGCTGGACAGGGTTGGCAGCTGAACCGAcccttcttttgctttcctcccaaaccctctgctgccctccccaagatgtttaaaaataccACGGTATTGACTGGTGCTGCCTGAGATATGGGTGATATTATCCATTCGTACTCTCTGTACGACTtgattctgtttcttcttttaatcacagaaaataACGTGCGTTTTGGATATAAAGGGCCTGAGACCTCCCTCAAGAACTGTAACTACAGACTTTTAATTCAGTACTTTTCCAAGACTGTAAGATGTTTTTACAGCCCTACAAGCAGTAGGAGCACGAGACTTTGTCCCTTATTTCCAGTGCATGCCCTCAATCATTCAACCATTGGGCTCATTCTTTTGACAGAAAAATTTGCTTCCAGTTGGAAAAGGTTCAATAGAATAAGTAGGTGTCCCCATGCTCTATTTTGTGGGTAGCAGGATTGAATTATTCTTCAGAAGACTGTAACAACAGCAGCGCTAGATCTAATTACAGATGATGAACGAAGTGAAGTAGCAGAGGTTGAACACACTATTCAGGACTCTTAGGTAAAATAAATCACTGGGCTATTTAATGTCAGATGAATATGGCAGAAACGTCTTACACAAAACCTTGTTTCGAATGGATTATAAAGTGAAAACCAATTGTACATATtcatacatgcacacatatgTATGCAtgttgttttgaatttttttacaaAGGAGTGTGTTTTTGTGGTGAGGTTGTTTGATGACTCATTCAAATATACCCTGCTTTTGGTCTGGAGTAAAAATCACCATCAGTTGAAATGGGACAAAATTTGCTTTGATTGGAGACAATATAACTTTAAAAGGATGCTGGAGTGGAGCGACAATGCCTTAATCAAAGCAAAATTTGCTCAAAATATGTCTGTTGATTAGTTTGCATGAGGTAGAACATAATTGCTTTGGCTTAGCTTTTGCCctaagaagaagaaattttatAACTGCTATGGTATCTATTATATGTAAAACTTTGCATCAGAACTAGAACATCTGTATTTCAGAGAAATGGTGTTTATTCAGTGATGTTTGAAACTCCTAGGGGGACTCTTTTGAATACCAAGGCATTTGTTTCAGTAGCTGGTGCGTCCCTGAGAGGCATCGTGTTTTCAGGGGGGCCGCTGAAGATGATACTTCCTTGCCAGTCTGTTCTGCAGAGGAGTTTGTAACAGGGCATGTGTGTAGCTGACTTCTCTGTATTCCTGCTTTGTGCAAATCTTAAAAGggttacattttttaaattttttaattttttttttcagaaagaaatgcattttaatgtgAGGTGCAGACAGCTTGTTATATAGGCAAATTCTCCCCTGGGTGCGTGCAGTCTGTGTGGTGTAACTCACTATGGGTGAGTTATCTACCCGATGGACAGTAGTAGGGGGAAATTGAGTGGCTGTGGGACCTGGTGGGAGTGATGGGAGATGAGCAGGATGGGAGAATAAATTCTGTAGCTCTTTACGTTGCTCCTGGTACATCCAAAATAACTATAGAAGCAAGAGATGAAAATGTTTAGTAAATGATCTTGTGTTGCAAAAGCAGTTTTCTAGTAATTCCACCCCTGCCTAGTTCTGAATTTCTATTTCTTGATTTAGtgactttttccttttcttaaaagtTGTTGTTGGGCAGATTGGTATTTCTAATACCTATCCAAAAAGTCTTTATGACAAGAAAACCCTACGGGCAATCCTCCAAGTAGACGATAGAAAACCTTGTTGATGTCTGGTCCCAAAATGAGTTACAGAGAGAAAAACCAATGTGGTATTTCAGTAATGCTGCCTCACATCTCTTGCAACAGACTTGATGTGGGTGCCTGTAGTTTCTCTGGTGCTTTGTGTAATTCCTTTTCATGCTGTAGTGCCTGTTCATACACTTTCTTGgtcattaaaatgtttcttgcaGAACACCTGGGACAGAAACGCTTTAGTTTACCTTTGCATGACTGAATACTTCAGTCCTTTCATTCTGACTGCACAGTCATCTACAACTTCCTTGCAAAATATGCTCATTTCAGAAGCTTGATAAGATTGCTTCTAGCAAAGAAATACGTGCTGTGGGAATATTTCTTCCCAGCTGGGAAGACACATAGAGCATGGTGGGAGGAGAGTTAGAAGAGAGGAAGGATGTATTTCCGGGCAGATTGTCCTTGCCTGCACGTATGCTGCTGGACATCtcttaatttccattttaatttaacACTTTCAGTGATATCTACTCATTCTCTtgctgataatttttttttagagtcATTAATCGCTGATAGGTTTGGCAGAACCTAAAGGCGCGTGTTGGCTGGGTCTCCTGCTTAAATGAATAAGCTAGTTTATGTACTTGCCGTTCTTTCCCTTTCACCTCCAAAAGATGAGATCTGGCAGGAATTGACAGCGTTTTGTAAATACACAGTGGTATCAGAAAATTATCTTTCCGTTTATCTTTTCCAAACAATTCATCCTTTATGTTTGTGGAAAGCCCTTTGTGGAAGGAGGTCTGTATTTCATAGCAccttttcagtctttctgaaaCTTCTGTCTAGGTATTTCCAAGGAGTATGCACAAACTTCTACAAGTTAATTTTGTGTAGCTGAGTTATATGAAAGAGGaccaaaattaatttctaagcGTTCTGAACAGTGTGCCCTTTCCCAACGAGTGTGCTTCTCGGTGCAATGCTACTGTCGTGGCAGATCACCGAGTGCAAATGTAATCTGTTTCATCAGACACCGAATATGCTGTATGATTCCTGAGCTACAGCTCAGGGAGTATTATCTGATTGTCTTCAGTGTTCTGCAAACAACTGGAGCACCTCTTTGCTCTTGGTAAGCTGCTGTCAAATAATCACTGGGCTTGGGGCAGCGGCAGGATGGAGGTTTGTCTGGAAAATGTTATAAGCTTATTTGCATTCCCAGAAAGGGAATATTTTAGTCTTTGAATTAAAAAGTAATAGTGTTAGACTTTAGGTTCCATTTCCATTCCTTGCAGTCCTATTCTGTTCTTGGTCTCTTCCTGCCTCTCCATAGCTTGAAGACTTGGTTTTTGTCTCTTATATTTATCCCTTTAGGGTTCTTTGTACTGCTCCCTATTGTTCTTTTTCCAATACAGTAGTGTCCCTCTCACCCTATAGTTTCATAGCTTTTAAGGTTGGAAAAAACTGCTGAAATTAATCTACCTTCTGTATTATGTATTCTGGAATTTTGCTTTTACTCCTGTCTGTATTTTAGGAACCAGTTTTGTTTGAGTAAAAGAGGAATCATCCTTTCAGCTTTTGGAGCTACTTGGCATGCTGTTTGTACCTATAAGATGGGTGCTTTTCCAAACTGAGGGAATTTGAGTGCTCTGTTTATATGTGCTCAAGATGCTGTAGGTGTTTCATTATCTTTGAATGTGATCTCTTTATGTCAGCACTGCTTGGTGCAGAAAGCCAGCCGTCGCAGTCtggttttttctctctttggctttgtttcagGTACGTCTCCTCTTTTTAACTTGTGGTTTCTTTTGTTCCTAACAGTTTTAAGAACTTTGATTTGGAAGACTCTCATAAGTGTGCAGTGGACTGGTTGATGATTGGCCCGTCTTCCAAGAGGGAGGAGTACAAAGTGTGTGGATCTTCCATACCTCCATCTTTCATCTCTGCAAGGGAGCACGTTTGGATATTTTTTCACTCAGATGCATCAAGCTCAGGACAGGCTCAGGGATTTCGCCTTTCTTATATTAGAGGTAAAATCTCGCAGCTTTGTTGGTTTCATTTGTACTCTCCATGGCAAAACTTGAAGACAGTAGGATTTTGTGTGGACAGGAGTCTTGGGCCTGTCTTGATGAGCTGTTAGGATGTTAACCACTGATATTATTTCCACTTGGCTTTTTAACAGTATTCGTGAGGTGCACTGGCCTGATCAAGTGACTTGTGACATACAGGGTAGTAGATGTTAAAAATTAACATCAGGTGGTTCCAAAAGTTTTCATACTGACTTTTTTCTCCTTACCCTCTTTCACAGGAAAGATAGGTCAGGCTGTATGCCAGTCAGATGAATTCCGTTGTGCAAATGGCAAGTGTATTCCCAGTACTTGGAAGTGTAATTACATGGATGAGTGTGGTGATAACTCAGACGAGAGAAACTGCACTGTCCCTCCAACAGAGCCTCCATCCAGTATCTGTCCCTCAGGAATGTTCCAGTGCAGCGCAGCCCGCTCCACCAAGTGCTTGATGAACGAGCTGAGATGTAATTCCGTTAAGGACTGCAGTGATGGTTCGGATGAAGATAATTGCCCTGATCTTTCCTGTGGCAAAAGGCTGGGTAATTTTTATGGATCTTTTGCTTCCCCAGACTTGTTCCGTGCTGATCACAGCAGATCAGACCTTCGTTGCACATGGTACGTGGACACCCAAGATAATCGACATGTTCTGTTGCAGCTTGATTTGCAGTTAGGCTACAATGACTATGTAAAGGTGTATGATGGCATCGGAGAGAGAGGTGATAAATTAATGCAAACATTTTCATACCACAACAATAGGCATTCGGTGAGCGTGGAGTCATCAAAGGGCCAGCTCACTGTCTCATATCATGCACGCTCCAAGAGCACTGGCCATGGGTTTAATGCAACCTACCAGGTGAAAGGCTATTGCCTTCCTTGGGAACACCCTTGTGGAAGCGATGAGGAGTGTTTCACAGATAAGCAGCATTGTGATGGCTGGTGGCACTGTCCAAATGGCAAGGACGAGGAGAACTGTCCTGCTTGCCAGAAGAACGAATACCCATGTGAAGGAAACAGTGGGCTTTGTTACTCAATACTTGACCGCTGTAATAACCAAAAGAACTGCCCAGATGGCTCGGATGAAAAAAACTGCTTCACTTGCCAGCCAGGAAACTTCCATTGTGGTACAAATCTGTGCATCTTTGAGACTTGGCGCTGTGATGGCCAAGAAGACTGCCAGGATGGAAGCGATGAACACAACTGCCTGGTGATCGTTCCCAGGAAGGTCATCACAGCTGCTCTGATCGGGAGTCTTGTGTGCGGCTTGCTGCTGGTGATAGCGCTGGGCTGtgcatttaaattatattcTCTGAGGACCAGGGAATACAGGTGAGCATCttgcttttgaaatgcttttgtagctgtgaagtttttttcctttttgtttagaGAAAAAATAGTCGATTTGTTAACCAGGGAATTTGCAAAATACTGTGAAATCAATCCAAGGAATTAATGACAATTAAGTAGCAATGACAGCATTAGGCTTAGAGAAGAGTAGGTGCAATTTTTGGAAGCAGTGAGGGGCATGTCATGTCTTCCGTGATCTGTgagaaatacacatttattgTGCAGCCTGACAGAACCTGTATCTAACTTGAATCAAAACTGTTTTGAGcagtttcctctccctcctcctcctcctgcaacAAAGCCCTGGCACTGCCTAAAACTGAATGTGCAACTGTACGGTGAAGGCTTTGCTGAATTTGAA
It contains:
- the LRP3 gene encoding low-density lipoprotein receptor-related protein 3 isoform X1; this translates as MEKAAAAELRQGALVPLTAICLVNLFLTGKTESAVTSLAPCSGKLEQHTERRGVIYSPSWPLNYPPAVNCSWDIQGDRGDMITISFKNFDLEDSHKCAVDWLMIGPSSKREEYKVCGSSIPPSFISAREHVWIFFHSDASSSGQAQGFRLSYIRGKIGQAVCQSDEFRCANGKCIPSTWKCNYMDECGDNSDERNCTVPPTEPPSSICPSGMFQCSAARSTKCLMNELRCNSVKDCSDGSDEDNCPDLSCGKRLGNFYGSFASPDLFRADHSRSDLRCTWYVDTQDNRHVLLQLDLQLGYNDYVKVYDGIGERGDKLMQTFSYHNNRHSVSVESSKGQLTVSYHARSKSTGHGFNATYQVKGYCLPWEHPCGSDEECFTDKQHCDGWWHCPNGKDEENCPACQKNEYPCEGNSGLCYSILDRCNNQKNCPDGSDEKNCFTCQPGNFHCGTNLCIFETWRCDGQEDCQDGSDEHNCLVIVPRKVITAALIGSLVCGLLLVIALGCAFKLYSLRTREYRAFETQMTRLEAEFVRREAPPSYGQLIAQGLIPPVEDFPVYNASQASVLQNIRTAMRRQMRRHSSRRSSSRRRLGRLWNRLFHRPRVRGQIPLLTPARTSQTTLGDGIINHADGTTRSPPPSPEGPSLEAGSHGQARGLQEPGCSSLQPETEITELSPSNVLPNTCTAAHAEPEAGHTDKSLGAETSGSEPKQSSNVDSGKTFRDPLSESATETIHGGSAPRRTVPEGSSLSRSHPLSEEPCRLPLKKWESACPDSPVNVHIQVDGQNRCCPNSYREEPLGVHAACCHSVEVPMLESSTPLSEISTSDDESLLVC
- the LRP3 gene encoding low-density lipoprotein receptor-related protein 3 isoform X2, which encodes MEKAAAAELRQGALVPLTAICLAPCSGKLEQHTERRGVIYSPSWPLNYPPAVNCSWDIQGDRGDMITISFKNFDLEDSHKCAVDWLMIGPSSKREEYKVCGSSIPPSFISAREHVWIFFHSDASSSGQAQGFRLSYIRGKIGQAVCQSDEFRCANGKCIPSTWKCNYMDECGDNSDERNCTVPPTEPPSSICPSGMFQCSAARSTKCLMNELRCNSVKDCSDGSDEDNCPDLSCGKRLGNFYGSFASPDLFRADHSRSDLRCTWYVDTQDNRHVLLQLDLQLGYNDYVKVYDGIGERGDKLMQTFSYHNNRHSVSVESSKGQLTVSYHARSKSTGHGFNATYQVKGYCLPWEHPCGSDEECFTDKQHCDGWWHCPNGKDEENCPACQKNEYPCEGNSGLCYSILDRCNNQKNCPDGSDEKNCFTCQPGNFHCGTNLCIFETWRCDGQEDCQDGSDEHNCLVIVPRKVITAALIGSLVCGLLLVIALGCAFKLYSLRTREYRAFETQMTRLEAEFVRREAPPSYGQLIAQGLIPPVEDFPVYNASQASVLQNIRTAMRRQMRRHSSRRSSSRRRLGRLWNRLFHRPRVRGQIPLLTPARTSQTTLGDGIINHADGTTRSPPPSPEGPSLEAGSHGQARGLQEPGCSSLQPETEITELSPSNVLPNTCTAAHAEPEAGHTDKSLGAETSGSEPKQSSNVDSGKTFRDPLSESATETIHGGSAPRRTVPEGSSLSRSHPLSEEPCRLPLKKWESACPDSPVNVHIQVDGQNRCCPNSYREEPLGVHAACCHSVEVPMLESSTPLSEISTSDDESLLVC
- the LRP3 gene encoding low-density lipoprotein receptor-related protein 3 isoform X3, coding for MITISFKNFDLEDSHKCAVDWLMIGPSSKREEYKVCGSSIPPSFISAREHVWIFFHSDASSSGQAQGFRLSYIRGKIGQAVCQSDEFRCANGKCIPSTWKCNYMDECGDNSDERNCTVPPTEPPSSICPSGMFQCSAARSTKCLMNELRCNSVKDCSDGSDEDNCPDLSCGKRLGNFYGSFASPDLFRADHSRSDLRCTWYVDTQDNRHVLLQLDLQLGYNDYVKVYDGIGERGDKLMQTFSYHNNRHSVSVESSKGQLTVSYHARSKSTGHGFNATYQVKGYCLPWEHPCGSDEECFTDKQHCDGWWHCPNGKDEENCPACQKNEYPCEGNSGLCYSILDRCNNQKNCPDGSDEKNCFTCQPGNFHCGTNLCIFETWRCDGQEDCQDGSDEHNCLVIVPRKVITAALIGSLVCGLLLVIALGCAFKLYSLRTREYRAFETQMTRLEAEFVRREAPPSYGQLIAQGLIPPVEDFPVYNASQASVLQNIRTAMRRQMRRHSSRRSSSRRRLGRLWNRLFHRPRVRGQIPLLTPARTSQTTLGDGIINHADGTTRSPPPSPEGPSLEAGSHGQARGLQEPGCSSLQPETEITELSPSNVLPNTCTAAHAEPEAGHTDKSLGAETSGSEPKQSSNVDSGKTFRDPLSESATETIHGGSAPRRTVPEGSSLSRSHPLSEEPCRLPLKKWESACPDSPVNVHIQVDGQNRCCPNSYREEPLGVHAACCHSVEVPMLESSTPLSEISTSDDESLLVC